One stretch of Geoalkalibacter ferrihydriticus DSM 17813 DNA includes these proteins:
- a CDS encoding ferric reductase-like transmembrane domain-containing protein: protein MISGFFWIALFLAMVLLPTWLLLVAPTPSGRPFWLEFSLALGFFGMTQIAIQFVLIARFKSLTAPYGIDVILQLHRRLALVALAVILLHPLIIMIDNPSRLKLLNPLSGNWASRFALFSVFCLLVLGITSLFREKLKLNYEYWRFSHLVFAVLAIVSAQLHVSLAGLYTNIWWKQAIWVVATTAMVGLVLYLRLIKPAWQRSRQSWQVSEVRPERGDTWTLILEADGHAGMEFLPGQFAWLKLGGAFTLKEHPFSFSSSAGSRKRLEFGIKALGDFTSTIKDVQPGTPAHLDGPHGAFCIDRYPAVGYVFIAGGIGITPMLSFLRSMAERNDPRPVVLLYADRNWEDLAFREELEQLKEQLDLKLVYVLQEPPDDWQGEQGMITPEVLERNLPKELIHRNFFVCGPEPMMNAVHDTLLERGVSKACIHLERFNLV from the coding sequence ATGATCTCCGGTTTTTTCTGGATAGCTCTTTTCCTGGCGATGGTGCTGCTTCCCACGTGGCTGTTGCTGGTTGCGCCGACACCTTCGGGCCGTCCTTTCTGGCTCGAATTCTCCCTCGCCCTGGGTTTTTTCGGCATGACCCAGATTGCCATCCAGTTTGTGCTGATTGCACGATTCAAATCGCTTACCGCTCCTTACGGCATCGACGTGATTCTGCAACTTCACCGTCGTCTCGCCCTGGTCGCGCTGGCCGTCATTTTGCTTCACCCTCTGATCATCATGATCGACAATCCTTCACGGCTGAAGCTTCTCAACCCGCTGTCAGGCAATTGGGCGAGCCGCTTCGCGCTGTTTAGCGTATTTTGCCTCCTGGTCCTTGGTATCACATCGCTGTTTCGCGAAAAATTAAAGTTGAACTATGAATATTGGCGCTTTTCTCATCTGGTGTTTGCCGTTCTTGCCATTGTTTCTGCGCAACTCCATGTCTCTCTCGCCGGCCTCTATACCAATATCTGGTGGAAGCAGGCGATCTGGGTGGTTGCAACAACGGCCATGGTCGGGCTAGTACTCTACCTGCGATTGATCAAGCCTGCGTGGCAGCGGAGCAGGCAATCATGGCAGGTGAGTGAGGTCCGCCCGGAGCGCGGTGACACCTGGACCCTGATACTGGAGGCGGACGGGCACGCGGGGATGGAATTTCTTCCCGGCCAATTCGCCTGGCTCAAGCTCGGTGGCGCCTTCACCCTCAAAGAGCATCCCTTCAGTTTCAGTTCAAGTGCCGGCTCCCGCAAGCGTCTGGAATTCGGCATCAAAGCTCTGGGCGACTTCACCAGCACCATCAAAGACGTACAGCCCGGCACACCGGCCCATCTCGATGGTCCGCACGGCGCTTTCTGCATCGACCGCTATCCCGCAGTCGGCTATGTCTTTATCGCGGGGGGCATCGGAATCACTCCCATGCTGTCCTTTCTGCGCAGCATGGCCGAGCGCAACGACCCGCGTCCGGTCGTGCTCCTCTACGCCGATCGGAACTGGGAGGATCTGGCCTTTCGTGAAGAACTCGAACAGCTCAAGGAACAGCTCGACCTTAAACTGGTTTATGTGCTTCAGGAGCCGCCGGATGACTGGCAAGGGGAACAGGGCATGATCACCCCTGAAGTTCTTGAACGAAATCTGCCCAAGGAGCTGATTCACCGTAACTTCTTCGTCTGCGGCCCGGAGCCGATGATGAATGCGGTGCACGACACCCTTTTAGAGCGCGGGGTCAGCAAGGCATGCATTCATCTTGAACGCTTCAACCTGGTCTGA
- a CDS encoding nicotinate phosphoribosyltransferase, which yields MTPFRYSALLTDFYELTMLAGYFEKGMHEDEAVFDLFFRKNPFKGSYAVFAGLETALRYLEELRFTDEDIAYLDALGKFSADFLDYLRDFRFRCKVIAPPEGTLIFNHEPLLTVEGKLAEAQLVETALLNIVNYQTLIATKAARIQGAAGDGVVLEFGLRRAHGPDGGLSAARGAFIGGVRSTSNVWAGQVLGIEVKGTHAHSWVMAFADELSSFRAYADVFPDSAVLLVDTYDTLRSGVPNAITVAQELRDKGHELLGIRLDSGDLAYLSKQARHMLDEAGFPEVKIVASNELDEYVIDSIRKEGGRIDIYGVGTNLVTAAGEGGGHLGGVYKLVRHAGRPKLKVTSDVAKATLPDRKRLIRVVEPDGTFHQDVMCCENESLKPGDMVFDPTNPAHRKKIPEGVQCEDLRQVWMDDGKIKKELPALDACADHCAAQLKRMPNGCLRLYNPHIYKVSISQGLNALRSRLMEKYLED from the coding sequence ATGACACCTTTTCGCTACTCCGCTCTGCTGACCGATTTCTACGAACTGACCATGCTGGCCGGGTATTTTGAGAAAGGCATGCATGAGGATGAGGCTGTTTTCGACCTGTTTTTTCGTAAAAATCCCTTTAAGGGCAGTTATGCGGTGTTCGCCGGTCTCGAAACGGCGCTGCGCTATCTTGAAGAGCTGCGCTTTACCGACGAAGACATCGCTTATCTCGACGCCCTGGGCAAGTTCTCGGCCGATTTCCTCGACTACCTGCGCGACTTTCGCTTCAGGTGCAAGGTTATCGCCCCGCCGGAAGGAACCCTTATTTTCAATCACGAACCCTTGCTGACGGTGGAAGGCAAGCTGGCTGAAGCGCAGCTGGTGGAAACGGCCCTGCTCAACATCGTCAACTATCAGACCCTTATCGCCACCAAGGCGGCGCGCATACAGGGGGCCGCCGGCGATGGCGTGGTGCTTGAATTCGGTCTGCGTCGCGCGCACGGTCCCGACGGTGGTTTGAGTGCGGCGCGCGGCGCATTCATCGGTGGTGTGCGCAGCACCAGCAATGTCTGGGCGGGACAGGTCCTCGGTATTGAAGTGAAGGGCACTCATGCACATAGTTGGGTCATGGCCTTTGCCGATGAGCTGAGTTCGTTTCGCGCCTATGCCGATGTGTTTCCCGACAGCGCGGTACTGCTGGTCGACACCTACGACACACTCAGAAGCGGTGTCCCCAACGCGATTACCGTGGCACAGGAACTACGCGACAAAGGCCATGAACTGCTCGGCATTCGTCTTGACTCTGGAGATTTGGCCTATCTCAGCAAGCAGGCCCGACACATGCTCGACGAGGCGGGATTCCCCGAGGTCAAGATCGTCGCCTCCAATGAACTCGATGAATACGTGATCGATTCCATCCGCAAAGAGGGCGGGCGGATTGATATCTATGGAGTGGGGACCAACCTCGTCACGGCTGCGGGTGAAGGCGGCGGGCATCTCGGCGGGGTGTATAAGCTGGTGCGCCACGCCGGCCGGCCCAAGCTCAAGGTGACAAGCGATGTGGCCAAGGCGACGCTGCCGGATCGCAAGCGGCTGATCCGGGTCGTCGAGCCGGACGGGACCTTTCATCAGGACGTGATGTGCTGCGAAAATGAGAGCCTTAAGCCTGGGGATATGGTTTTCGATCCGACCAATCCGGCGCACCGCAAAAAAATTCCCGAGGGTGTGCAGTGCGAAGATTTGCGCCAGGTGTGGATGGACGATGGGAAAATCAAGAAAGAACTTCCGGCGCTGGACGCCTGCGCCGATCATTGCGCCGCCCAGTTGAAAAGAATGCCCAACGGCTGTCTGCGCTTGTACAATCCCCATATCTATAAGGTCTCCATCAGCCAGGGGCTGAACGCGTTGCGCAGCCGCCTGATGGAAAAATACCTGGAAGACTGA
- a CDS encoding class I SAM-dependent methyltransferase, with protein sequence MRRHIPGVLILFYLLGVVSLIFMPSAVRAEASWDVWPDVLYVPTPPEVVEEMLRLAEVGPGDVVYDLGSGDGRIVIAAARDRGARGVGVEIDPQLIRLSKRNAEREGVAERVRFIEEDLFRMDFSAASVLTLYLLPDLNLRLRPELFRQLRPGTRVVSHAFHMEDWTPDEEARVGRHDIYFWVIPANVSGRWTWRMPADSEDELYELELEQKFQQVSGFLRNDAGLHALNWAIVRGDHLLLVFNEGPGDAMILEGRLAGETLEGSLSRAGAESLAWRALREPGTMKPLETGW encoded by the coding sequence ATGCGCAGGCACATTCCGGGAGTTCTGATTCTGTTTTATCTGCTGGGTGTGGTGAGCCTGATATTTATGCCGTCCGCGGTGCGCGCCGAGGCTTCCTGGGATGTCTGGCCGGACGTTCTGTATGTGCCCACGCCCCCTGAGGTGGTGGAGGAGATGCTGCGTCTAGCCGAAGTGGGTCCTGGGGATGTCGTTTACGATCTGGGCAGCGGTGATGGGCGCATCGTCATCGCCGCCGCGCGGGATCGCGGAGCGCGTGGCGTGGGGGTCGAGATTGATCCTCAACTGATTCGTCTGAGTAAGCGTAACGCCGAGCGTGAAGGTGTCGCCGAGCGGGTCAGGTTCATCGAGGAGGATCTGTTTCGCATGGATTTCAGCGCAGCCAGCGTCCTGACGCTCTACCTTTTGCCGGATCTCAATCTGCGCCTGCGTCCTGAGCTTTTCCGGCAGTTGCGACCGGGCACGCGCGTGGTGTCTCATGCCTTTCACATGGAGGACTGGACGCCCGACGAAGAAGCCCGTGTCGGTCGGCACGACATCTACTTCTGGGTCATCCCCGCCAATGTGTCGGGCCGCTGGACCTGGCGCATGCCCGCTGATTCCGAGGATGAACTCTACGAACTGGAACTGGAGCAGAAATTCCAGCAGGTCAGCGGGTTTCTGCGCAACGACGCCGGTCTGCATGCCCTGAACTGGGCCATTGTGCGGGGAGATCATCTGTTGCTGGTGTTCAACGAAGGTCCAGGCGATGCGATGATCCTTGAGGGGCGCCTGGCCGGCGAGACGTTGGAGGGAAGTCTGAGCCGCGCCGGTGCAGAGTCCCTTGCCTGGCGGGCCCTGCGTGAGCCCGGCACGATGAAGCCCCTGGAGACAGGATGGTGA
- a CDS encoding sensor histidine kinase, translating into MSIWSLKRGLSLRVSLLLYLVLPLIIVLAVTGYYSLERLEQQVEKRMQEDIELIARAIRGPLEHSLEHGREGGLAQTLASAFRIGRVYGVYVYDAGGRKIASSGPREPEVHSVELAELAAKGDRVGGYQDARGAQIYSYFVPLSDSVGRNTGLLQLTREGRDFQNYIERVRKQALVLLSLLALLLVGIVIYAHHRVIGRNLAALVGCMARIEKGDRSHRAVACGPREMRHLAVGMNAMLDSIARSENELEQRRRNQIELEQRLLQSQKMAAIGQLAAGVAHELGTPLSVVSGKAQRMLRKPDLPAPIAEVFGQIRDAVQRMEHIVRQLLDFGRSNPLRLRTAALDALAESAAAQVREEATAKEVTLRLEGPQPAPRTEIDTVRMEQVLMNLLLNAIQATDPGGRVDLRWFADDQTLGFEVADDGPGVPEELHNRLFEPFFTTKPVGEGTGLGLAVAQAAARDHGGRLSIGRSESGGALFTLILEKSGENK; encoded by the coding sequence ATGAGTATCTGGTCACTCAAGCGGGGATTGAGTCTGCGGGTCTCACTGCTGCTGTATCTGGTTCTGCCACTGATCATCGTGCTGGCCGTCACCGGCTACTACAGCTTGGAGCGTCTGGAGCAGCAGGTTGAAAAACGCATGCAGGAGGATATTGAACTCATTGCCCGCGCTATCCGCGGCCCCCTGGAGCATTCCCTTGAGCATGGCCGCGAGGGGGGCCTGGCGCAAACCCTGGCCTCGGCCTTTCGCATCGGACGAGTCTATGGGGTTTACGTGTACGATGCCGGCGGCAGAAAAATCGCTTCCAGCGGCCCCCGCGAACCCGAGGTTCACAGCGTGGAACTCGCCGAACTCGCCGCCAAGGGCGACCGGGTGGGTGGTTATCAGGACGCGCGCGGCGCACAGATTTATTCCTACTTCGTACCCCTTTCCGACTCGGTGGGGCGCAATACCGGACTGTTGCAACTCACCCGCGAAGGCCGTGATTTTCAGAATTATATCGAGCGGGTACGCAAACAGGCTCTGGTTCTGCTGAGCCTGCTTGCGCTACTGCTGGTGGGCATTGTCATTTACGCTCACCACCGAGTTATCGGGCGCAATCTCGCTGCCCTGGTGGGCTGTATGGCACGCATCGAAAAAGGCGATCGCTCGCACCGGGCGGTTGCCTGCGGACCCCGGGAAATGCGCCACCTGGCGGTGGGCATGAACGCCATGCTCGACAGCATCGCCCGCTCAGAAAATGAGTTGGAACAGCGCCGCCGGAACCAGATCGAGCTTGAACAAAGATTGCTGCAATCTCAAAAAATGGCCGCCATCGGACAACTGGCCGCGGGGGTCGCCCATGAGTTGGGTACGCCCCTGAGCGTCGTATCCGGAAAAGCTCAGCGCATGCTGCGCAAGCCGGATTTACCGGCCCCTATCGCCGAGGTATTCGGTCAGATTCGCGACGCGGTGCAGCGCATGGAGCATATCGTGCGGCAACTCCTCGACTTCGGCCGTAGCAATCCCTTACGCCTGCGGACCGCCGCCCTGGATGCCCTTGCCGAATCCGCCGCCGCACAGGTGCGCGAGGAGGCAACGGCCAAAGAGGTTACCCTCAGGCTTGAAGGCCCGCAGCCAGCACCGCGCACAGAGATCGACACGGTGCGTATGGAGCAAGTCCTCATGAACCTGCTGCTCAACGCGATTCAGGCCACCGACCCCGGCGGTCGCGTCGATCTGCGCTGGTTTGCGGATGACCAGACTCTAGGCTTTGAGGTCGCTGATGACGGGCCTGGTGTGCCGGAAGAGCTGCACAACCGGCTTTTCGAGCCTTTTTTCACGACCAAGCCCGTCGGCGAAGGCACCGGATTGGGACTGGCGGTCGCCCAAGCGGCGGCACGGGACCACGGGGGGCGCCTGAGCATCGGCCGCTCCGAATCGGGCGGAGCGCTGTTCACCTTGATCCTGGAAAAATCCGGAGAAAATAAATGA
- a CDS encoding sigma-54-dependent transcriptional regulator — MKKLARRTAAEREKILVVEDDAALRALLEEEFRDAGLRVRTAADAAAAWSQVERWSPDLVVSDLRLPGADGLALLSRIRELAAPPAFLIMTAFGTVSQAVEALKQGADEFLTKPLDLDHLMLCTRRLLENRRLRMDVQRFREVLGSSDFHGIIGRSSVMNQLFATLKQVALATGPVLITGESGVGKDLIARAVHQESPRKQGPFIAVNCAGIPTELLESEFFGHAAGSFTGAGQARKGLFAEAEGGTLFLDEIAEMPIELQVKLLRILQDGKVRPVGANRETQIDVRIVAATNRNLEEQVRSGRFREDLYFRLETFGLHVPPLRERGEDLDLLAARFVDILSTQMEREVWGISDDALKLLRSYPFPGNVRELRNAIERAVAFCNGREIAPGHLPERIRKHQGSLPQGGGNSLLADLLPDDQLPSLDDLGNRYVTFVLERLGGNKRRAAQILNISRATLYRRLELCAETDSTGQPAENL, encoded by the coding sequence ATGAAAAAGCTCGCAAGACGAACGGCAGCCGAACGAGAAAAAATTCTGGTGGTGGAGGATGACGCAGCACTGCGCGCGCTGCTTGAAGAAGAGTTTCGCGACGCCGGGCTGCGTGTGCGCACCGCCGCCGATGCCGCTGCGGCCTGGTCACAAGTCGAGCGCTGGTCTCCCGACCTGGTGGTCAGCGACCTGCGCTTGCCGGGAGCCGACGGCCTGGCGCTGCTCAGCCGCATCAGAGAACTGGCGGCGCCGCCGGCATTTCTCATCATGACTGCCTTCGGCACCGTATCCCAAGCCGTGGAAGCGCTCAAACAGGGCGCCGACGAATTTCTCACCAAGCCTCTCGACCTCGACCACCTGATGCTCTGCACCCGGCGCCTGCTCGAAAACCGGCGCCTGCGCATGGATGTGCAGCGCTTCCGCGAAGTCCTTGGCAGCAGCGATTTTCACGGCATCATCGGGCGCAGCAGCGTAATGAACCAACTGTTTGCAACTCTCAAGCAGGTAGCTCTGGCAACCGGTCCGGTACTGATCACCGGCGAAAGCGGTGTCGGCAAGGACCTGATCGCCCGCGCCGTGCACCAGGAAAGCCCGCGCAAGCAGGGCCCTTTTATCGCCGTCAATTGTGCCGGCATCCCCACCGAGTTGCTGGAAAGCGAATTTTTCGGCCACGCCGCCGGCTCCTTCACCGGCGCCGGCCAGGCCCGCAAGGGTTTGTTTGCCGAAGCCGAAGGCGGCACCCTGTTCCTCGACGAAATCGCCGAGATGCCCATCGAATTACAGGTCAAACTTCTGCGCATTCTCCAGGACGGAAAAGTGCGTCCCGTCGGCGCCAACCGCGAAACTCAGATCGATGTGCGGATTGTGGCCGCCACCAACCGCAACCTCGAAGAACAGGTCCGCAGCGGCCGTTTCCGCGAGGATCTTTATTTTCGACTGGAAACCTTCGGCCTGCATGTTCCTCCCCTGCGTGAGCGCGGCGAGGATCTCGATCTGCTGGCCGCGCGCTTCGTCGACATCCTGAGCACACAAATGGAGCGCGAAGTATGGGGCATATCGGACGACGCCCTGAAGTTGCTGCGCAGCTATCCTTTTCCGGGCAATGTGCGCGAATTACGCAACGCGATCGAACGGGCGGTCGCCTTCTGCAACGGCCGCGAAATCGCGCCGGGGCACCTCCCCGAGCGCATCCGCAAACACCAGGGGAGCTTGCCGCAAGGCGGTGGAAACTCTCTCTTGGCGGATCTGCTGCCCGACGACCAGCTTCCAAGTCTGGATGACCTGGGAAACCGCTATGTGACATTTGTTCTGGAGCGTTTAGGCGGCAACAAACGACGCGCGGCACAGATACTCAACATCAGCCGGGCAACCCTTTATCGCCGACTGGAATTGTGCGCGGAAACGGATAGCACAGGACAGCCTGCAGAAAACCTGTGA
- a CDS encoding DUF362 domain-containing protein, whose amino-acid sequence MGTHYIMEDCTTCGACEPVCPVEAIHPGDPMYTIDKDACIDCGACDDVCPVDAIKWEETNA is encoded by the coding sequence ATGGGAACGCACTACATCATGGAAGACTGCACCACCTGCGGCGCCTGCGAGCCGGTATGTCCGGTTGAAGCCATTCACCCTGGAGATCCCATGTACACCATCGACAAGGATGCCTGCATCGACTGCGGCGCCTGCGACGATGTCTGCCCTGTCGATGCCATCAAATGGGAAGAGACCAACGCCTGA
- a CDS encoding transporter substrate-binding domain-containing protein yields the protein MFILLWLGPAQAEPTKLAETPPGSSVILSASEYDFPPFCIVTEDNQADGFSVELLRAALKAMGREVSFRIGPWSEVKEFLSQGRVQVLPLVGRTPEREEIFDFTVPYITLHGTLVVRETTTDILSPDDLAGRQVAVMRGDNAEEFLRRIDLDDTRIVTTATFEDALRELAEGRHDAVVVQKLVAQQLIAKQGLSNLRIVGPPLDEFSQAFCFAVRAGDKELLGILNEGLSIVMADGTFQRLRNKWLGPIENLLKERRRIVVGGDSDYPPFEFLDENGEPAGFNVDLTRAIARQLGLDISIRLGPWKEIRQALERREIDVVQGMFYSLEREDVFDFTPAHSIVNHAIVVRAGARMPGGLKELDGLSILVMEGDIMHDAALDLGLAEQIFPVLSQKEALRLLAEGNHDVALVAKLPALYWVEKYGWGNLQLSDHSVRSPEYCYAVPRHNEWLLAHFSEGLANLRATGEFREIYAAWLGGYEKPEIVFLDVLKVFLWIVIPILLLLVGALLWSRALRKTVRKQTEELRIEIAERRQAAEDLQATNQRLETAMEHAANLARQAERANLAKSEFLATISHEIRTPMNGVIGMAGLLLDSRLDEEQRYYAQGVRSSAESLMVLINSILDFSKIEAGKLDLEILDFDLREFLEDFNALMALHARNKGLEFSCEAAADVPHLLQGDPGRLRQILTNLVDNAIKFTPQGRVAVQVVVQEELQSEVILKFSVCDTGIGIAKEGQEKLFQAFSQLDASTTRKFGGSGLGLAICKQLAEMMGGSIGVESNDDGEGSLFWFTARLSLQSLADVPEMLPRTAALDAAGGPSPPDTQQPNTTFFCNARILLAEDNSVNQLVAVRLLEKMGLRVDAVADGAEAVRALEERPYDLVFMDVSMPEVDGYEATRRIRQAQSAVRNPDIPVVAMTAHVMEADRLRCLEVGMNDYLSKPIDTQSLKQMLKKWLPAQSGPD from the coding sequence GTGTTTATTCTGCTTTGGCTTGGACCGGCTCAGGCTGAGCCAACAAAATTAGCGGAAACGCCGCCTGGTTCCTCTGTAATCCTTTCGGCGAGCGAGTACGATTTTCCCCCCTTCTGCATTGTCACCGAGGATAATCAGGCGGACGGTTTTTCCGTTGAGCTTCTGCGCGCCGCTCTGAAAGCCATGGGGCGCGAAGTTTCCTTTCGTATCGGCCCCTGGAGCGAGGTCAAAGAATTTTTGTCTCAAGGCCGGGTGCAGGTGCTGCCACTGGTGGGGCGCACCCCGGAGCGCGAGGAAATCTTTGACTTTACCGTGCCCTACATCACCCTGCACGGCACCCTCGTGGTGCGCGAGACCACGACCGACATTCTCTCTCCGGATGATCTGGCCGGCCGGCAGGTCGCGGTCATGCGCGGCGACAACGCTGAAGAGTTTCTGCGCCGCATCGACCTTGACGACACCCGCATCGTCACCACCGCCACCTTCGAAGATGCTTTGCGCGAACTGGCCGAAGGTCGCCATGATGCGGTGGTCGTACAGAAGCTGGTCGCCCAGCAGCTGATCGCCAAGCAGGGGTTGAGCAACCTGCGGATTGTCGGCCCGCCTCTGGATGAATTTTCCCAGGCTTTCTGTTTTGCCGTGCGCGCCGGCGACAAGGAACTGCTCGGCATTCTTAACGAGGGCCTGTCCATCGTCATGGCCGATGGCACCTTTCAGCGCCTGCGCAACAAATGGTTGGGTCCTATTGAAAATCTCCTGAAGGAGCGGCGCCGCATTGTTGTCGGCGGCGACAGCGATTATCCGCCCTTTGAATTTCTCGATGAGAACGGTGAACCGGCCGGCTTCAATGTTGATCTGACGCGCGCTATTGCCCGACAACTGGGCCTGGACATCAGCATCCGGCTCGGCCCTTGGAAGGAAATCCGCCAGGCTCTGGAGCGCCGCGAAATCGACGTGGTGCAGGGGATGTTCTATTCACTGGAGCGCGAGGATGTCTTTGATTTTACTCCAGCGCATTCCATTGTTAATCATGCCATCGTGGTAAGAGCCGGGGCACGGATGCCCGGTGGCCTGAAGGAGCTTGACGGACTCTCCATTTTGGTGATGGAGGGCGATATCATGCATGATGCCGCCCTCGACCTGGGCTTAGCCGAGCAGATTTTCCCCGTCCTATCCCAGAAAGAGGCCCTGCGCTTGCTGGCAGAGGGCAACCATGACGTCGCACTGGTGGCAAAATTGCCCGCTCTGTACTGGGTCGAGAAGTATGGTTGGGGCAATTTGCAACTTTCCGATCATTCGGTGCGCTCGCCCGAGTACTGCTACGCCGTGCCGAGGCACAACGAGTGGTTGCTGGCTCACTTCAGCGAGGGACTGGCCAACCTTCGCGCTACCGGCGAATTTCGAGAGATTTACGCGGCTTGGCTCGGCGGCTATGAAAAGCCCGAAATTGTTTTTCTCGACGTTCTGAAAGTTTTTCTCTGGATCGTCATTCCCATCCTGCTGCTGTTGGTCGGAGCCCTTCTCTGGTCGCGCGCCCTGCGCAAAACCGTACGCAAACAAACTGAAGAACTGCGCATCGAAATTGCCGAGCGACGGCAGGCGGCCGAGGATCTGCAGGCGACCAACCAGCGGCTGGAAACGGCCATGGAGCACGCCGCGAATCTTGCGCGTCAGGCCGAGCGCGCCAATTTGGCCAAGAGTGAGTTTCTCGCCACCATCAGTCATGAAATCCGCACTCCCATGAACGGGGTGATCGGGATGGCTGGTCTGCTCCTCGACAGCCGCCTCGATGAAGAGCAACGCTACTACGCCCAAGGGGTGCGCAGCAGCGCCGAGTCCCTCATGGTTTTGATCAACAGTATTCTGGACTTTTCGAAAATCGAAGCGGGAAAGCTGGATCTGGAGATTCTTGATTTCGACCTGCGGGAGTTTCTCGAAGACTTCAATGCGTTGATGGCTTTGCATGCCCGGAACAAAGGCCTGGAATTTTCCTGCGAGGCTGCCGCCGATGTCCCGCATTTGTTGCAGGGCGACCCCGGGCGCCTGCGGCAGATTCTGACCAACCTGGTGGATAACGCCATCAAGTTCACTCCTCAGGGCAGGGTGGCGGTGCAGGTGGTTGTGCAGGAGGAACTGCAGTCCGAAGTAATTCTCAAATTTTCTGTTTGCGACACCGGCATCGGTATTGCGAAAGAGGGGCAGGAAAAATTGTTTCAGGCCTTTTCTCAGCTTGATGCCTCGACCACGCGCAAATTCGGTGGCTCAGGTCTGGGCCTAGCCATCTGCAAACAGCTCGCGGAGATGATGGGCGGCAGTATCGGTGTCGAGAGCAATGACGACGGGGAAGGTTCGCTCTTTTGGTTCACGGCGCGCTTGTCCCTGCAGAGCCTTGCGGATGTTCCGGAAATGCTGCCGCGCACGGCTGCCTTAGATGCTGCCGGGGGGCCGTCACCGCCGGATACGCAGCAGCCAAACACGACATTTTTTTGCAATGCGCGGATTCTTCTGGCCGAAGACAACAGCGTCAATCAACTGGTGGCCGTGCGCCTGCTCGAAAAAATGGGTCTGCGCGTGGATGCCGTGGCCGACGGCGCCGAGGCGGTCAGGGCTCTGGAGGAGCGACCTTACGACCTGGTGTTCATGGATGTTTCCATGCCGGAAGTGGATGGCTATGAAGCGACTCGACGCATCCGCCAGGCTCAATCCGCGGTGCGCAATCCGGATATCCCGGTGGTGGCCATGACCGCCCATGTCATGGAAGCCGATCGGCTCCGCTGTCTAGAGGTCGGAATGAACGATTACCTCTCCAAGCCCATTGATACTCAATCCCTGAAGCAGATGCTGAAAAAATGGTTGCCGGCGCAGAGTGGTCCGGACTGA
- a CDS encoding DUF4168 domain-containing protein, whose product MENTFRKSRKVLFAGALIASLALAATPALAQPGYGAAPAEQATSQQFDAQTLDQFAEAAIALSEIQEEFAEQLHGVQDQEQAMAMQEQINEKMVQSVQEQGLEVQTYNAIANQMNADPQLQAQVQQLIVEKMDN is encoded by the coding sequence ATGGAAAACACATTTCGCAAAAGCCGCAAAGTTCTATTCGCCGGTGCCTTGATCGCGTCTCTGGCCCTTGCCGCGACGCCCGCCTTGGCGCAGCCCGGTTACGGCGCCGCACCGGCAGAGCAGGCGACAAGCCAGCAGTTTGACGCGCAGACCCTGGATCAATTTGCCGAAGCCGCCATTGCTTTGAGCGAGATTCAGGAAGAATTCGCCGAGCAGCTCCATGGCGTGCAGGATCAGGAACAAGCCATGGCTATGCAGGAGCAGATCAACGAAAAAATGGTACAATCCGTTCAGGAGCAGGGTCTTGAGGTCCAGACCTATAACGCCATCGCCAATCAGATGAACGCCGACCCGCAACTGCAAGCCCAGGTTCAGCAATTGATCGTCGAAAAAATGGACAATTAA
- a CDS encoding c-type cytochrome: MRHLLTLIATYIIVLFLVAAAALFAWARSAQLVVTDEATVLARFEPVSEQEFVWSQLGKKAYLRNCANCHGAEGTGWDQYPALGHTAALFQPPNGREYIVDLHLYGLTGERWGAPMPPMGHIHDIEMAAVINHVLTHFGNEALLDEDAELYAPADIGPRRGQELSPAQINARRLELMAPEAD, translated from the coding sequence ATGCGGCATCTTCTGACCCTCATTGCCACCTATATCATTGTGCTGTTCCTGGTTGCCGCGGCGGCGCTGTTTGCCTGGGCACGCTCCGCACAATTGGTCGTCACGGACGAAGCGACCGTCCTCGCCCGGTTCGAACCCGTTTCTGAACAGGAATTTGTCTGGTCGCAACTGGGGAAAAAAGCCTATCTGCGCAATTGCGCCAATTGCCATGGAGCCGAGGGGACAGGCTGGGATCAGTATCCCGCGCTGGGCCATACCGCCGCACTTTTTCAGCCCCCCAACGGCCGTGAATATATCGTTGATCTGCATCTCTACGGCCTCACCGGCGAGCGCTGGGGCGCACCCATGCCGCCCATGGGCCATATCCATGACATCGAAATGGCGGCTGTGATCAACCACGTTCTGACGCATTTCGGCAACGAAGCGCTGCTCGACGAAGACGCCGAACTCTATGCGCCCGCGGATATCGGCCCAAGGCGAGGACAGGAGCTGTCGCCTGCGCAAATAAATGCCCGGCGCTTGGAATTGATGGCACCCGAGGCGGACTGA